The Cryptomeria japonica chromosome 9, Sugi_1.0, whole genome shotgun sequence DNA segment ATCTCAATATGTAAACTCTAACATGTATTCAGCAAGTTCTTGCAGCATTTTTTTAAGACAAAATAATATTTTTCGAGGAGACGAAAGATTAGATATTTTACTGGAGAAGGCTATCAATGATTCATGCTATCGAGTGAATTTTAGACGACCAATTTTTGATGGAGACAGGCAGCAACAATCCATTACCTTTCAGGTAAGTAAACCTTTTCCCACTCTTACATTCATACGTGGGGATTCAAGTTAGGACGTTATTTTGGTCCAGCATCTCTTAGAACAGCAAATACTTTACAGTTATCACCGGTTTGTTTCCCAAGCAAGCCCGACCCTCTGAGACCTAATTCAATTCTTAAAGTCCACGAGCTTATCATAAATTTAAATCAAAGATTTTAAATTTTCACAGGTATAATGTCATATGTGTGGAAACCCAGACAACTGTGTAATggataaatttgaatttcaaagatCATCTGGCCTCATAAAAGTGAATCAATATGATGTAGGCTAAATATGATCTGGTGTGACATTGGATCAAGAATATATTGCAACATCTCATCACTTGCAAATGAGATTAATTCTCTCCCAACATTGGAATCATATGTGCAGAATACACTGACACCAGCAACTTCTGTCCATGGCATTGCTACCGATTCATTTGGCTCTGTACATGGAGGTGTTAGATTACGGAGGCTTGCCATAGAAATAGACCAAAAGTGGGCCTCAGATTCAAAATTGACCAGAATGGTGGGCATGAGAATTGAGGTGAGCATGAACACTAAGAGCTCTATTATACATCAAGATACTTAAATGCAAAGGAAAGAAGTTTTGCTGTCTGTGAACCCAGTATCACAAACTTGTACGTTATACAAGCATGTATTCATAAGAAATAGTGAACATCTATGGGGCTGCATCCTGATTGAATTCAAGTATAGGCCTAGATGTACAGCATTTATGCCATTTACCAAATTTGAAGTCCTGCATTCTTAGTAAGCCTTTCATACTAAAGTTTATCCATGACTTGTAGCTCACATATCAAGCAAAGATTGCTAGTTAGTTCAGAATTTCATGTAATTCTGTTTTGATGAGTTCATCTAACTTGTGTGGTTGCATTGCTTCAGCAAGTTGGCTCCATTGATGATAATGGCCATCCTATACGTACAGATTCATATGAGTGTCCAACCACATTCAGGTATATGATATTTGTTGACACCTACCACATTTTAATCTGAAAAAATCCAAGGCAAATGTTAACTATAGATAGAAAAAAAAACAAGGATATACGGTAGAAAAACATGATCTAGATGTAATAAATTTGCGTTGACCATATGTTGAAACTGTTTATGTATTGAGCAATGCCAATAACCATATCGAGTGAACTCTTGTTATGCAGTGGAAATACATATGATAGAATGCTTGTTGCCAAGGTGGGGACAGAATACCTTGAATCTAATGACAGTTTCTTTTCTCAAGTTAGTAACTCCATACTGAGAAAGCATATGTCTTGAAAATCTGATCTTGATATTAAAAAACACAGTTCTATAACTCTTTTATTTGCATGCCTGGAAGGCTGTATGTAATAAATTTTGGttgaataattattataattaaaatcatTTTTGCAGTTCAATGTCCTACTGGAGCAAGGTTTACCTATTTCGCCCCACTGGCTACGTTTTAAACGATTTAAGGTCCTTAGAAGGAAGGGAGTTCAACTAGGACCAACTTTTGTCTTCTCAAGGTAGGTCATATTACCATATCTGCCATTCAGTCTTTATGACAAAAATATCTGATTTATGTTGAAAATAACCAATGTTTTGCCCTGTTCACCTAATATTTTGATGCAGCATCTCATTTGGCACTGTACAAGGAGATTTAGCTTCACATGGTGCATTCCCAATTGGAGGCTTTAACAGTGTACGGGGATATGGTGAAGGAACTGTTGGCACAGGGAAATCATATTTTGTTGCTAGCAATGAGCTATACATCTCTGTGGTATGCTTCATGTCAGTCATTTTATTGGGTGGCTTTAAAATCTCTTATATTTATTCTGCATTTCCACTAGAGGAGGACAAAATACATTGAGGATTCTGTGGAATGATGTTGAAAGGGTATTCATTATGGTGTGGCATAGTGATTGGTAGTAAGTAATATTCCACTAGAGACATGGATTGTAATTGGTTCTTATTGTTATTTATGGATTCAAGTGACATTTATGATTGTGAGATAATGCAATGGATCTAGGATCGATCTGAATATTCATAATTCAAGAGTTTCACAACTTTTTAGTTTTTGGTAGAATTCTAATGAGACATACTAGCAAATGTCAGGTCCCTACTATGATATCAAACCAAACACCCAATAAGTCTAAACCCTAGGTATTCAAAGAAAAAggacaaaaataatattaatattttccTAACAATGGCCGACCCAAGTTAAGGACCGACCTAGGTTTATTTGGATTTAACATCTATGATAGGGTAAGGAAGGCTGACTAGGGCAAAGGGAAGTTAGGGCCGACCTAGGGCATATTACAAATCAGCGCACCCTTTGAGATGTgatcaaaacaaataaataattattattaaataaatgcTTGCCGACAATCAAAGAGAGGTGACCATTGGGTGAAGAGGCATGTTGAGGGATATATAAACAAGTCTTTAGTGGACATTAGAGGGGGGATTCAGAAGAAAACATCATTCTAATTTCTGAGTTCAGAGCAGATAACGAAGAGGACCAGACCTGAACCATATTTATGGACAATCAATAGTACTCCAGATTTATGGTATGCGTGGAGAAACAACAGGAGTTCCCATAGAGAGCTATCAGATCTGATCTGAGCCATAAGATTCTAATTCCTTGTGATATGAGCAGTAACATGACTTCCAATCTGCTGCAGTAAATCATCAAACATCAAGAAAACACACAAACACAATTACACCCAAGAAGACATTCAGCAGATCAAAGAAGAACTGATTTTGATAAAAAAAGGGAAATCTGGATCGGACCTTTAGCCATCCAACAGAAAATACATTAAAGGAATTAATCTTCAGATCAGACTTAAAACAGCATTCTGATATTATTTTCAGAAC contains these protein-coding regions:
- the LOC131067418 gene encoding outer envelope protein 39, chloroplastic isoform X2; this encodes MGVKSSIHKSIGQGKIDFKLDWLHPLGRGLSSADCLANEASSNPLSALVGSIFLRQNNIFRGDERLDILLEKAINDSCYRVNFRRPIFDGDRQQQSITFQNTLTPATSVHGIATDSFGSVHGGVRLRRLAIEIDQKWASDSKLTRMVGMRIEQVGSIDDNGHPIRTDSYECPTTFSGNTYDRMLVAKVGTEYLESNDSFFSQFNVLLEQGLPISPHWLRFKRFKVLRRKGVQLGPTFVFSRLDCYRVSYLQILEQTWVLEEESLGILLVHVENQDMVLGLV
- the LOC131067418 gene encoding outer envelope protein 39, chloroplastic isoform X1 → MGVKSSIHKSIGQGKIDFKLDWLHPLGRGLSSADCLANEASSNPLSALVGSIFLRQNNIFRGDERLDILLEKAINDSCYRVNFRRPIFDGDRQQQSITFQNTLTPATSVHGIATDSFGSVHGGVRLRRLAIEIDQKWASDSKLTRMVGMRIEQVGSIDDNGHPIRTDSYECPTTFSGNTYDRMLVAKVGTEYLESNDSFFSQFNVLLEQGLPISPHWLRFKRFKVLRRKGVQLGPTFVFSSISFGTVQGDLASHGAFPIGGFNSVRGYGEGTVGTGKSYFVASNELYISVTRLLQGVIFADFGTDLGSGRRVIGDPAGARRKPGYGVGSGVGIRVDSSFGPLRIDYATNMLGGSCIHFGLGYHE